From one Catenuloplanes nepalensis genomic stretch:
- the nuoH gene encoding NADH-quinone oxidoreductase subunit NuoH, translating to MDPTLQTFENDVWWIALIKVLGVFVLLLLLTLFTINYERKVVARMAVRPGPNQVGPKGWLQSLTDGLKLPFKEEIIPRTADKVIYFIAPVISATCAFTAFSVIPFGPVVSIFGQQTALQVTDVPVSVLVVLACASIGIYGVVLAGWASGSTYPLLGGLRSSAQMISYEVAMGLSIVAVFMMAGSMSTSEIVAAQANGREISLLGFEFTAPGWYALLLAPSFVIYAISAVGETNRAPFDLPEAESELVGGFHTEYSSFKFALFFLAEYINMITVSALCTTLFLGGWRATWPITLWSGANTGWWPLIWFLAKVLLCLFVFIWLRATLPRMRYDQFMRFGWKVLIPINLVWILLLATVRVLQTSDLGSQTRWTLIGGAVLVVVLVAVLWPSGRKAAAVPSLADQIAARPQGSFPLPPLDLQVPPSPRAARQVAQRQPADASSGSEKSEV from the coding sequence ATGGATCCCACGCTCCAGACCTTCGAGAACGACGTCTGGTGGATCGCGCTCATCAAGGTGCTCGGCGTCTTCGTCCTGCTCCTGCTGCTGACGCTGTTCACCATCAACTACGAGCGCAAGGTCGTGGCCCGGATGGCGGTCCGGCCCGGACCGAACCAGGTCGGGCCGAAGGGCTGGCTGCAGAGCCTCACGGACGGCCTGAAGCTGCCGTTCAAGGAGGAGATCATCCCGCGTACGGCGGACAAGGTGATCTACTTCATCGCCCCGGTCATCTCCGCGACCTGCGCGTTCACCGCGTTCTCGGTCATCCCGTTCGGCCCGGTGGTCTCGATCTTCGGGCAGCAGACCGCGCTGCAGGTCACCGACGTGCCGGTCTCGGTGCTGGTCGTGCTGGCCTGCGCGTCGATCGGCATCTACGGCGTGGTGCTGGCCGGGTGGGCGTCCGGGTCGACGTACCCGCTGCTCGGCGGCCTGCGGTCGAGCGCCCAGATGATCTCGTACGAGGTCGCGATGGGCCTGTCGATCGTGGCGGTCTTCATGATGGCCGGCTCGATGTCCACCTCGGAGATCGTGGCGGCACAGGCGAACGGGCGCGAGATCTCGCTGCTCGGGTTCGAGTTCACCGCGCCCGGCTGGTACGCGTTGCTGCTGGCGCCCAGCTTCGTCATCTACGCGATCTCCGCGGTCGGTGAGACGAACCGGGCGCCGTTCGACCTGCCGGAGGCGGAGTCCGAGCTGGTCGGCGGCTTCCACACCGAATACTCGTCGTTCAAGTTCGCACTGTTCTTCCTGGCCGAGTACATCAACATGATCACCGTCTCGGCGCTCTGCACCACGCTCTTCCTGGGCGGCTGGCGGGCGACCTGGCCGATCACGCTCTGGTCCGGTGCGAACACCGGATGGTGGCCGCTGATCTGGTTCCTGGCGAAGGTGCTGCTCTGCCTGTTCGTCTTCATCTGGCTGCGGGCCACGCTGCCCCGCATGCGCTACGACCAGTTCATGCGGTTCGGGTGGAAGGTACTGATCCCGATCAACCTGGTCTGGATCCTGCTGCTCGCCACCGTGCGCGTGCTGCAGACCTCCGACCTCGGCTCGCAGACCCGCTGGACGCTGATCGGCGGTGCCGTCCTCGTGGTGGTGCTGGTCGCGGTGCTCTGGCCGTCCGGTCGCAAGGCCGCCGCCGTGCCGAGCCTGGCCGACCAGATCGCGGCCCGGCCGCAGGGCAGCTTCCCGTTGCCGCCGCTCGACCTACAGGTGCCGCCGAGCCCGCGCGCGGCTCGCCAGGTCGCCCAGCGCCAGCCGGCCGATGCCAGCTCTGGTTCAGAGAAGAGTGAGGTGTGA
- the nuoI gene encoding NADH-quinone oxidoreductase subunit NuoI, with protein MDPFKGFGVTFSHMFRKVITTDYPFKPPVSAPRYHGRHILNRHPDGLEKCIGCELCAWACPADAIFVEGGDNTEDERYSPGERYAKNYQINYARCIFCGLCIEACPTRSLTMSNEYELARDNRQDLIFTKEQLLAPLLEGMSKPPHAMFLGETEKDYYVGALENPGTSAGAEKAPWSDASTSDAGASA; from the coding sequence ATGGATCCCTTCAAGGGCTTCGGAGTGACCTTCTCCCACATGTTCCGGAAGGTCATCACCACCGACTACCCCTTCAAGCCGCCGGTCTCCGCGCCGCGCTACCACGGCCGGCACATCCTCAACCGGCACCCGGACGGCCTGGAGAAGTGCATCGGGTGCGAGCTGTGCGCCTGGGCCTGCCCGGCCGACGCGATCTTCGTGGAGGGCGGGGACAACACCGAGGACGAGCGCTACTCGCCCGGCGAGCGGTACGCGAAGAACTACCAGATCAACTACGCGCGCTGTATCTTCTGCGGGCTCTGCATCGAGGCCTGCCCGACCCGCTCGCTGACCATGTCGAACGAGTACGAGCTGGCCCGCGACAACCGGCAGGACCTCATCTTCACCAAGGAGCAGCTGCTCGCGCCGCTGCTGGAGGGGATGAGCAAGCCGCCGCACGCGATGTTCCTCGGCGAGACCGAGAAGGACTACTACGTCGGCGCGCTGGAGAACCCGGGCACCTCGGCCGGGGCGGAGAAGGCTCCCTGGAGTGACGCCTCGACTTCCGACGCGGGGGCCTCGGCATGA
- a CDS encoding NADH-quinone oxidoreductase subunit J, which produces MITELSGGETALFWILAPLAVIGALGMVLARNAVHSALWLVVTMLCLGVFYVAQAGPFIGMAQIIVYTGAIMMLFLFVLMLVGRDASDSLIETLRGQRVAAIVLGLGFAGLVGAGLSRALTGTGAIGLASANEGGNLQGIASLLFTKYVFAFEVTSGLLISAAVGAMILAHVERAKGEKPTQVDRMKARFAPGSYPGPKPGPGIFATSDSVATPARLPDGTFAERSISKILPVRELTSDESALKGTEK; this is translated from the coding sequence ATGATCACCGAACTGTCCGGCGGCGAGACCGCGCTGTTCTGGATCCTGGCGCCGCTCGCGGTGATCGGGGCGCTCGGCATGGTGCTGGCCCGCAACGCGGTGCACTCCGCGCTCTGGCTGGTCGTCACCATGCTCTGCCTCGGCGTCTTCTACGTCGCCCAGGCCGGCCCGTTCATCGGCATGGCCCAGATCATCGTCTACACCGGCGCGATCATGATGCTGTTCCTGTTCGTGCTGATGCTGGTCGGCCGGGACGCGTCCGACTCGCTGATCGAGACGCTGCGCGGCCAGCGGGTCGCCGCGATCGTGCTGGGCCTCGGCTTCGCCGGCCTGGTCGGTGCGGGCCTGTCCCGCGCGCTGACCGGCACCGGCGCGATCGGCCTGGCCTCGGCGAACGAGGGCGGCAACCTGCAGGGCATCGCGAGCCTGCTGTTCACCAAGTACGTCTTCGCGTTCGAGGTCACGTCCGGCCTGCTGATCAGCGCGGCGGTCGGCGCGATGATCCTGGCCCACGTCGAGCGGGCCAAGGGCGAGAAGCCGACGCAGGTGGACCGGATGAAGGCCCGGTTCGCGCCGGGCAGCTACCCCGGTCCGAAGCCCGGGCCCGGCATCTTCGCCACCTCCGACTCGGTCGCCACGCCGGCCCGCCTGCCGGACGGCACGTTCGCCGAGCGCAGCATCTCGAAGATCCTCCCGGTCCGCGAGCTGACCTCGGACGAGTCGGCGCTCAAGGGGACGGAGAAGTAG
- the nuoK gene encoding NADH-quinone oxidoreductase subunit NuoK: MTPSAYIVLSAILFTIGASGVLIRRNAIVLFMCIELMLNAANLALVTFSRINGNLDGQIMAFFVMVVAAAEVVVGLAIIMSIFRTRRSASVDDANLLKY; the protein is encoded by the coding sequence ATGACACCCTCCGCGTACATCGTGCTGTCCGCGATCCTGTTCACGATCGGCGCGTCCGGCGTGCTGATCCGCCGGAACGCGATCGTGCTGTTCATGTGCATCGAGCTGATGCTCAACGCCGCGAACCTCGCGCTGGTCACCTTCAGCCGGATCAACGGAAACCTCGACGGCCAGATCATGGCGTTCTTCGTCATGGTCGTCGCGGCCGCCGAGGTGGTGGTCGGCCTGGCGATCATCATGTCGATCTTCCGGACCCGGCGTTCCGCCAGCGTCGACGACGCCAACCTCCTGAAGTACTGA